AGTACCCAGCGGCACTTCACCGACAACGGTGACATGAAAATAAGTTTCATTATTACGGAACACTTTGGATACTGCCGCCATCGAACCTATCTGCTCAGAGGACTGGCTTAACACCCTGGTTTCATCCGGCTCGACAAATATTGAGAAACTCGCGATGCCATCGGAGTAAATCACGGTATCCACCATACGTTCACTGACTGGCGACTTACGGCGTGTACGGTTACGCACCTCAAAACCATCAGGAATCCACCCCGCTTCCCAGCCCCAGTTACCATTATTGCCCTTTTCCGGAGCACTCATTGTCACAGTCGTTTCATCAGGCAAGCCTTTAGACGTACGGCTGAGCAGCTTTATTTCCTGCTCTGAAAGGCGGTCGGTAAATTCAAGGTTGGTAAACTGCATGCGTTCGATAATACGACCTTCGCTGTCAACCATAACCGACTTGAGCATCAGGCTACTCTGCCGGTCAAGCCAGATTTGATAACCGTAACGGAAACGGTCGGTGGGCACGACCAGCAACTGTACAGTCTCACGACCGGCAACCCGATCAAGCGCGGCAGGGCGCAATTGATAATACTTACCCAGATTATTGCCGGTAAAGCGCCCCACCATAGGCATCAGGGATTCATGCTCAAAACGGACAGGCGGACGGTCAGCACTGAGATAAATAATTTCACGCCCATGACGCAACACTTCTCTGGGCAGACCATCCAGATAGCGAATCAGTTCTTTCTCATCACCATTCTGATAACTGTGCAACACCGACAATGTTTCCAGACTGGCACCCTGCTGATAAACAAAATGTCCACGATAAGTCAGCTTGCGAGTGGCTTCCACCATGCTTTCCAGCCAGTCTTTGGGCTCTGAAGCCCGGGGCTGTTCTGCCGCAATTTCAGATGCTGGTTCAGTCTGGTTCACCGTCACAGCTTCCTGCGCCTGTACGGGCGTTAACATCAGCACAGACACCAGCAATGCCGCCAAACTCCCCCTGTTTAAATGCATTCCTTTCATAAAGCTCACTGTGTATCGAAACTGGTCAACCTCGCAAAGGGCAACATGCCCTGACCACCCTGAACCGCGCTCATTTCTGCATGTTGCAGGGCATAAGCACGAAAACGCTCGCGGGTCGCCCGACTGGCAACATTTTGCGCCTGGGCCAACTGTTCTGGTGTAATCGTGTCATGTTGACGGGAGTTGTAACCCGCACGGATACCGGAGGCTCCGTATTCATTTCTGGCAATCTGCAATGGCTGGGTAAGGGTTGTCTGGTCGGAAACATCTGCAACTGTATGCACATCTTCAACCTGGTTGAAGTTACGTACACCAACAATCACAGCAAAGGCAACCGATGCTGCGACGGCTACACGCCCCATGGAAGACCACCAGTTATCCAGCAGGCTGACGACATTGGCCATCCTGCCTACTGGCTGAATCTGAGGTTGCTCCTGCCTCTGATGGGTTACTTCTTCCTGCTCGACCCTGTCACGGATGCTGGCGGAAAGATCAATATTCATAAACTGGTTGGTCTCATGCCTGACTGCATCACCGGTCAACTGGTAACGCCGTGCCGTGGCACGCAAGTCATCATCACTGCCCAGTTTTTCCAGAACTCTGCGCATTTCCAGCTCAGAAGCCTGACCATCCAGTGTGGCTGAAAGGGACTCGTTCAGACGATCCCGGGCATGATTGTGAGATGGCTTCTCACTCATAGATACACCCCTGGTGCTATCTTCTACCGTTCTCCTGATGATACCGGAAAAACGGGTTGTCACTGTAAGTCCTGACGAATTTCATACTACTTAAAAAAATAGTCAGCCTCGTTTAAGCAGCGGCTCAATTTCACGGTCAATCGCTTCCCTGGCCCGAAAAATCCTTGAGCGCACAGTACCGACAGGGCAATCCATCACATGGGCAATCTCGTCGTAACTTAAGCCGTCAAACTCTCGCAACATCACGGCGGTGCGAAGCTCGTCCGGCAAACGACGAATAGCATCATGGATCACGCGTTCAATTTCATCACGATACAGGTTCCGTTCGGGAGTATCCACCACTCTAAGGCTGGCTGCGATATCCAGAAACTCAGCATCGTGTACATCGATATCCGATTCTGGCAGCTTTCGCCCCTTAGAAACCAAGTGGTTTTTGGCTGTATTGACAGCAATACGATACAGCCAGGTATAAAACGAACTATCTCCCCGAAACTTGTCAATGGCCCTGTAAGCCTTGATGAAAGCTTCCTGAGCGACATCCTGAACTTCCTGATAGTCATTAACATAACTACTGACCAGTCCCAGAACGCGATGCTGGTATTTAATTACCAGCAGATCAAAGGCGGCTTTATCGCCTTTCTGCACCCGTTCAACCAGCTGTTGATCCGCTTCCTGAGGTTCTACCATGCAAATATCCTCATCTGCTGGCAGCCCTGCTCAAAATCTAGCAAACGACACTTATCTTCTGAATTTATGGGCTTTACAATCATCATTACCCATAATGGCTTTCCCCGGTCACGAACCGTTTGTGGTTGTGGTAACCGGCTAAAAGCATCCTGAGAAAAAGTGTTCTCTGCGCTGCGGATTCTTTCTGCTTCTCTATAGACCATAATCCGGCCTGAAAGTTCCCGAACTCGTTAATTTTTTTCAGTTTTTACTGAAAAGATGATTCGGATCACCACAACGTACTATAGTGCCGACCGTAATTTCTATATACTAACAAGCCGTTTACAGGCCTTATATGTATATTTAAAGAATGTCTCATCTTTCAGTGCATCTCGGTTGATCCATCGGCACCAAAGACTTGAGACTTTAGGTTCTGCTGGCAGAACCTGAAACAACTGCCAGACGAGCTGACGGACAGCGGGCTGGAAGTATGCTAAAAAATATCCGTCCTGTTAAACATCTTTGCAAACTGTTTAGAGCCATGACACTCAGTAAACCTGATGCCAGGTGACTGCAACGGACACTACCCTGTTCCCAAGCTCATACTGGCAGGCATCATCATGATCTCAACTATTATGGATCGGGTATGCAGTATCGTCAGATACCAGGGTTCAGGGAATTCAAATGCATCAGTCTTATAATTACGACGTCATCATTATTGGTAGCGGAGCCGCTGGTTTGACTATGGCACTGCATCTTGATCCTAATTTGCGTGTTGCCATACTCAGCAAAGGTAACCTCAGTGCCGGCTCCTCCTCTGGCGCCCAGGGTGGTGTAGCCGCTGTCCTGAACCCATCAGAGGATAGCCTTGAACAGCACACTCACGATACTCAGGTTGCTGGAGCCGGTCTGTGCCGAAGAGATGCGGTAGAACATATCGTCAAAAACGGCAGAGACAGCATCCAATGGCTGATCGATATTGGCGTGCCTTTTACCGAAGATAAAAAACAAAACCACGCCTTCGGCTTTCATCTGACCCGTGAAGGTGGGCACAGTGCCCGACGCATTATACATGCTGCCGACGCAACGGGGCAGGCTATTTCTGACACATTGATTAACAGAGTCAGACGGCAGGCCAATATTGATATTTATGAGCATCACCTGGCTATTGACCTGATCACCAATCAGAAGCTGGGTTCCCGGCAACAAAAAGGATTAGGGGCTTATGTCCTCGATCTAAAGTCTGACCAGGTCTACCTCTTCAAAGCCAAAGTACAAGTACTGGCCAGTGGCGGTGCCAGCAAAGCTTACCTGTTTAGCAGTAACAGTGATGGTGCCAGCGGCGACGGCATCGCTATGGCCTGGCGTGCTGGCTGTCGTATTGGCAACATGGAGTTCAACCAGTTCCATCCGACCTGCCTGTACCACCCGAACGCAAAATCTTTCCTGATTTCAGAAGCCGTTCGTGGTGAAGGCGGGCAACTGCTGCGTCCGGACGGCACCCGCTTTATGCCTGATTACGACTCACGTGCAGAGCTGGCTCCCCGTGATATTGTTGCCCGCGCTATTGACCACGAGATGAAGCGCCTGGGGGCCGATTGCCTGTTTCTTGATATCAGCCATAAACCGGCGGAGTTTGTTCGTTCTCACTTCCCGACTATTTATGAACGCTGTCTGGAATACGGTATCGACATAACCAGACAACCCATACCGATTGTTCCCGCTTCCCATTACACCTGCGGCGGCGTACTGGTAAACCATCAGGGTCAAACCGATGTACCGGGCGTTTACGCCATTGGTGAGTGCGCCTTCACCGGCCTGCACGGCGCCAACCGTCTGGCCAGCAACTCCCTGCTGGAGTGCTTTGTAACAGGCAGAAGCTGTGCACAGGCCATCAATCAGTCGATCCACGCTATAAATAACAACGAAGCCCTGCCCGACTGGGATGACAGCCTGGTGACAGATTCCGACGAAGGGGTTGTGATTTCCCATAACTGGGAAGAACTTCGCCGTTTTATGTGGGACTATGTTGGGATTGTTCGCACCACCAAACGTCTGCTCAGGGCAAGAAACCGGGTCAAACTGCTACAGTCTGAAATCCATGATTTCTACAGCCACTTCAAAATCAGTAATGACCTGATTGAGCTGCGCAACCTGGCGCTGGTGTCAGAGTTGATTATTGACAGCGCACTGTCACGCAAAGAGTCACGAGGTTTGCATTATACGCTGGACTATCCGGCAATGGCTGAAACCGTTGAAGATACCATTCTGACACCTGAGAACTTTAGTCCTGAAAATGCGATAGAGTAATTATCCTGATATTTCTGAGCTGCAGGTCTGCCCGTTACAAATTCCCCCTGACGCTAACTTCTCAGATAAGCGTCAGGGGCATTAACCTGTCCCTAAGTAAAACAATCACAACCTCATACAAAAAATTTATAGACTGCGTATTGATCTACATCTATAAAAGCACGCAACATTTTTTACAGGCCTCCGTGCTTCCAATTGATTAGCCAGACCTATCTCGCAAACAAAATCAAATCTAATGCTCGGTTTTTAACCAGAAAATTATTCTACTGTTTCTTTGAACAATGCTTGTTGAAAGAAACACACCGAAAACAAACATTAAAGAACATCCAAAAAAGTAAAAATTGATATCAATCAAATATTATTTCTCTTTTCAGAAACAACTATTGAACACCTGGCAGGCAATCAAATATATTTGCGTCGCAACTTGTTCAGGAAAAAGCATAGACTCTGTTTAATTATTTAAACTTCTATTTCAGTGATTACTTTTGCTTTATACAACACGCCTGTTATTGATCTATATCACTTTTTAATAGTTCTACCCGGGCAATATCTAATAGATTCACTTTTGCTTTTTTGATTGTTAATTCTGAATAGAGTAACAATCAAAATAATTTTTTATTCGCAAAATTCCGGGAATTGATCTGATCTTCCTGGCTTATTAACCGTATTCTTTTTTCTGATTGCCTGATCTGACAGGTTTTAAACTATCTTAAATTCGAATTTGGAGAACGTATTATGACAGCAAACACCTACACTCTTACAGCAGGAAGAGAGGCGGGACCAGGCGCTGCCTTTGACCAGCTGGACTGGGGCTGGATTGTCATGAGCATAGGCATGGCAATCGGTGCAGGCATTGTCTTCCTGCCGGTACAGGTTGGCATGATGGGAGTGTGGGTTTTTCTTCTGTCTTCCCTGATTGGCTACCCAGCCATGTATCTCTTTCAGAAACTGTTTATTAATACCCTTGTTGAATCCAACAGCTGTAAAGATTACTCCAGCATTATCACTGAATACCTTGGCAAAAACTGGGGTATTGCACTGGGTCTGCTTTATTTCATTATGCAGGTTATCTGGGTATTTGTTTACAGTCTGGCCATCACCAATGACAGCGCTTCTTATTTGCATACATTTGGCATTACTGACTCACTGCTCTCCGAAAACCCTCTCTATAGTTTGGGCTTAATCAGCACAATGGTTTTCATTGCCTCTTACAGTGAAAAGTTTCTCTTCCGGATTTCAGGTTTTATGGCCGTATCCGTATTGCTAATTGTTTTTGTATTGGGTGCATTTATGGTGCCTCACTGGGATGTGGCGAATATCAGCGCCGTCCCACCATCAGGTGAACTGTTTAAAAATGCCATTATCACCTTACCCTTCACTTTAACTTCCATTCTGTTTATCCAATCTCTGAGTCCGATGACCATCGCTTTTCGGAAACAGTGCCGCAATCCTGAAGAAGCGCGCTATCGCTCACAACGAGCCATGAAAATGGCATTCGGCATTTTATTCTGCGTTGTCTTTTTCTATGCCATCTCTTTTACCCTGACCATTACCCAGAGTCAGGCCACCGATGCTTTTAATCAAAACATTTCGTCTCTGGCTATTATTGCGCAACATATGGATGGTTCAGCGACAACAGTATTAGGCATTCTGATTAATATCTTCGCGGTAGCAACATCCTTCCTTGCCATCTTCCTGGCATTCCGGGAAGCCTGTACCGGCATTGTCATGAACGTACTGCACCGCCGTTACACTGATGACCAGATTAACCACGGTCTGATTCGAAAGTGCATTACCGTATTCATCATCCTCCTTTCCTGGATGGCCGTTGTGACAAATATCCCCATCCTGCATTTCACTTCCTTTTGTAGCCCTGTTTTTGGACTGATCGGCTGCCTGATTCCTGCCTACCTGGTGCATAAGGTAGACAAACTGGCCAAATACCGTGGCTGGACAACTAATATCATCATCGTGGTTGGCTTGCTCCTGATGATCTCCCCGTTCCTTAACTTCCTGGGCTGAGCACCTGCCATATAATCAGGACATCAAACTATTCATACCTGTCCGACTTCCCACTGCGGTTATGCCTGCTCAACAGCAGGCGTAACCTCAGTGCATGCAGCGAAGCAGCCTTGTCACTATCAGACCAGAGACAGACTTTGTAGCTGCCCATTCCAACACGTAACAACCCGCTCTTTTTCTCTTCAGTACGGAAACAGAAAGCCATCAACCAGGGAGTTACCAATAACGCCCCTGTCGTCCAGGCCCGATGCCAGCCTGATTTCGTCAGCAGTAGCCACTGATCATTGCGATAGCGCAGGGCCAGCACGCTGTCCGGGCTGGTCCGGGCAATATGCCGCCGATAAAAACTTCGTACAGAAACAACCACCAGTGAAGAAGCGACTAATTGCAGGAAAAAGGGAAGGCTCGAAAACCATGGGGCAAGCAGAGCAAGAAAATGAACACCGGCCCCGACAACCAGCATAGAACGGGACCGGTGCAGACGAATTTCAATCAATTCATCGTCTTCAGATACCATCAGTGTTAAAGCTACGCCGTGCGTAGGTGATAACGGTATCAATCATGCCAGCCAACAACTTATCATCCGGGCGCTGCTCGCTCATGAACCAGGAAAACAGATCCGCATCCTGACAGTCCAACAGACGCACATAAACCTGCTGATTTTCTGCCGACAAATCTCTCAACACTTCATTGGTGAATGGCTCCAGCAAAACATCCAGCTCCAACATGCCACGGCGACTGTGCCACTGAACCCGTTTAAAATCATCATCACTTAATTTCATTCGGCAAACTCCTTGTTACTCATGGCCGCATTATAAATTCGCCTATCCCAGGAAGCGACTTCCAAAGCAACAAATTTTCATACCATGACAGTCGTCACAGTGTTGCGAGCCGGTACTTTCCTCTATCATTGGACTCAAACACGCTGGTATTTTCCAGACCACCTATCCGAGCCAATTATGAATAACGATCACGCCTCCCTGTTCGCCTCATTGCTTGAACAAGCCAGCCACGCCAGCCTTGCCGACCTTCACCAGCCAGCAATGAGCCTGCTGACTGATCGCGGGTTTCTCAGCGTCAGTGGTCCAGACAGCCAGCGGTTCCTGCAGGGACAGCTGAGCAACAATCTGGACAAGCTCAAGCCTGCCCAACACCATCTGAGTACCGCATGCACACCCAAAGGCAGAATGTACAGCGCGTTCCGCCTGCTCCATTCAGAAAAAGCCTTTTTGCTGTCGATGCACAGAGGGCTTCTGGATCAGACTCAAACAACACTGGGTAAATATGCCGTCTTTTTCAAATCAGAACAGTCCATTGATACCTCGCTGGTAGCCCTGGGCTTATCGGGTTCCAATATTAAAAGCACCATTCAGAAACTCGTTGGCAATACTCCAGAGGGCGATTCAGCCATAAAGGTGGAAGAAAGTGCCTGGCTATTATCCGTTCCCGGCACCTGTGAACGCTATGAGCTCTGGCTACCTGCTAACCAGCTGCCTGCCTGGTGGGACAAACTGAAACAGAGCTTCCTACCGATTTCCCAGTCTCACTGGCGTTTGCTGGATATCGAAGCGGTTATCCCTGAACTGTTGCCGGAAGCTGTTGAGCAATACATTCCACAACATCTGAATCTGCCCACCCTGAATGCGGTCAGCTTCCGCAAAGGTTGTTATACCGGGCAGGAAATTGTTGCCCGCATGCAGAACCTGGGGCAATTAAAAAGCCGTTGTTACCATTTGACTGCCCATTCAGCCGTTGAATTGATACCCAATACCAAGCTGACCAATGCGGCTGGCAAAACCATTGGTGAAGTGTTGTATGCAGTGACACCAGCCGATGCTAACCAAACTGAACTGCTTGCCATTATCCGGGTAGAAGCCGCTGAAGCCAGTGATGTACACCTGCCTGAAAATGACACTCCCTTTACCGTAGCGCCTCTGCCCTACAACATTGATGTAAAAGCGGAACTGCAACGCTGACCAAAGTGAGAGAGGTTTCATCTCTCTCACACTCCCTTTCTGAGTGCTCCTTATGCGCTTGTTGTCAGGTCGCTATTAATTATTGGCACCTGGGAGACACTGACGGATAAGGAGTTCAAGCTGGTCGATACGAGAATCGAACTTTTGCTCAAGCTGGTTGATACTGGAATCCAGCTTCTGTTCAAGCCGACCGACACTTGAGTCGAGTTTCTGTTCAAGCCGACCGACACTTGAGTCGAGCTTTTGCTCAAGCTGGTCAATTCTTGAATCGAGCCGGTCAACACTTGTATCCAGCTTTTGCTCAAGCTGGTCAAAACGTTCACGGTTTTCCTGCTGATTGCAGTCAACCTTACGATCAAGAATCTTAACGTCAGACCGGGTTTCCCCCACAATCCTGATAAAATCCGTCAGAGTGTTGAGCGTGTGATCCGGATCATTCGACTCAGCTGCGGCACTCATACATAACTCCATAAATAAGTGGTTTTTGTTTGAGCAATCAGCATAGCAGATAATCTCAGCGCCACAGCAGCACCTGACTTTTTATATCCGGCAAGAAGCTGCATAATCACACCAATAAAAACAATGACAAAAAAGGCGACCAGAATGGTCTTTCATGGAGTGACCCGGCAGATATGCCAGAGGTGGCGTATACCTCTGACAGACATTAACAGTGGCTATTGCTACGACTGGGCAAGGCTGGCGACTCAACATTGTCCGGCAGCTCAACTGTTTTATGTCCGTCGTCTGATTCCCCACGCTTTTATCTATTTTACCGGACAATGGTTTGACGCACAGAGACCCGCAGGTGTCAGACAGTGGCAGCAACTCCCCCTGTTTAAACCTTACAGAGCAGTGCTTCACCCAAAGGATCTCATTCACTGGCAACCAGGAGACCGCTTCTGGCGTAACCATTGAACAAAAAAAGACCTTGCATGTATTTTCTGCAAGGCCTTTTTTCGGCTCGAGAATTTATAGAAGGCAGCTGCCTTCAACTGATTTCTTCAATCCAGGCCGTCTGGATGGCCTCAAGAATCTTCTCGCCACAATGGCCCGGATCATCATCAAAAGCTTCCAGAGCCAGTACCCAGTTTCGCAGATCAACAAAATTGACAAACTGCGGATCGGTATCCGGATACGCTTCCGACAGCTCAATGGCAATATCGTAAATATCGGTCCATTTCAGACTCATAACACCTCCCCCAAATGCCTATAGCGCAAGAAATACCCATAGCGCAAATGCCTATAGCGCAAAAGAATGACGAAAGAACGTCGTTTAATGACGCTCTGAAACCTGATTAATGGTGTACCTGGGAATCTCAACCACCAGGTCTTCATCAGCCACCACGGCCTGACAGCTCAGGCGGGATTCCGGCTCAAGACCCCAGGCTTTATCCAACAAGTCGTCTTCCAACTCGTCGGATTCTTCCAGGCTATCAAACCCTTCCCGCACAATGACATGGCAGGTCGTACAGGCACAGGATTTTTCACAGGCGTGCTCGATCTCAATGTCATTCTGCAGAGCAGCATCCAGCACCGATACACCAGGTTCAGCTTCAATCACCGCCCCTTCGGGACACAGCTCCTCGTGGGGCAAAAATACTATCTGAGGCATAATCAGGACTCCTCAAAGTCATCAATACTATGGCCGGACAGGGCCTTACGGATACCCTGATTCATACGGCGAGCGGCAAATTCTTCCGTCGCCTTGCTCACCCGTTCAATTTCACGGGCGACAGTGTCCGCATCTTCTCCCTGGCGGATTGCCTGCAACTGTTCCATATCTGCCAGAACAGACTGGTACTCCTCCTGACTCAGCAACGCTTCACCATCAGCCTGTATGGCGACTGCCAGAGCCTCCAGCAACCGGTCCGCTTCAACCTGCTGTTCCAGCAGGCGACGGCTGTTGCGATCATCAACAGCATGAGAGTAAGAGTCCCTGAGCATGCGGGCAATTTCATCGTCGGTCAGGCCGTAGGAAGGCTTCACCTGAATACTGCTCTTAACGCCAGTAGACATTTCTTCAGCCGATACCCCCAGCAAGCCATCCGCATCTACCTGAAAAGTAACACGGATTTTAGCACCACCAGCAGGCAGCGGCGGAATGCCACGCAGTTCAAAACGCGCCAGAGAACGGTTATCCCTAATCAACTCCCGCTCACCCTGAAAGACATTAATAGCCATTGCCGTCTGACCGTCTTTATAGGTGGTAAACTCCTGTGCTCTGGCGGCCGGAATAGTGGTATTACGATGAACCACTTTTTCCATCAGCCCACCCATGGTTTCCAGACCAAGCGATAGTGGAATCACGTCCAGCAGCAACATATCGTCGCCAGATTTATTCCCAGCCAGAACATCGGCCTGCAGAGCTGCACCTACCGCCACAACACGATCCGGATCAATAGACGTCAGAGGTTGTTTTTTTGCAAAATCAGCAATGCGGGAGCGTACTCTTGGCATTCGGGTTGAGCCACCCACCATCACCACCGCTTCGATATCTTTTACCTTATAACCCGCATCCCGCAAAGCACGCTTGAACGCTCGCAGGGTTTGGTCAATCAGCTTATCAGCCAGCTCATTAAACTGACCGGTAGACAGCGTACCAGACCAGTCACCAAACGACACATCAACACTATCGTGATC
Above is a genomic segment from Endozoicomonas euniceicola containing:
- a CDS encoding MucB/RseB C-terminal domain-containing protein; its protein translation is MKGMHLNRGSLAALLVSVLMLTPVQAQEAVTVNQTEPASEIAAEQPRASEPKDWLESMVEATRKLTYRGHFVYQQGASLETLSVLHSYQNGDEKELIRYLDGLPREVLRHGREIIYLSADRPPVRFEHESLMPMVGRFTGNNLGKYYQLRPAALDRVAGRETVQLLVVPTDRFRYGYQIWLDRQSSLMLKSVMVDSEGRIIERMQFTNLEFTDRLSEQEIKLLSRTSKGLPDETTVTMSAPEKGNNGNWGWEAGWIPDGFEVRNRTRRKSPVSERMVDTVIYSDGIASFSIFVEPDETRVLSQSSEQIGSMAAVSKVFRNNETYFHVTVVGEVPLGTAERVAVSVRPGSDKQAEKR
- a CDS encoding sigma-E factor negative regulatory protein — translated: MSEKPSHNHARDRLNESLSATLDGQASELEMRRVLEKLGSDDDLRATARRYQLTGDAVRHETNQFMNIDLSASIRDRVEQEEVTHQRQEQPQIQPVGRMANVVSLLDNWWSSMGRVAVAASVAFAVIVGVRNFNQVEDVHTVADVSDQTTLTQPLQIARNEYGASGIRAGYNSRQHDTITPEQLAQAQNVASRATRERFRAYALQHAEMSAVQGGQGMLPFARLTSFDTQ
- the rpoE gene encoding RNA polymerase sigma factor RpoE: MVEPQEADQQLVERVQKGDKAAFDLLVIKYQHRVLGLVSSYVNDYQEVQDVAQEAFIKAYRAIDKFRGDSSFYTWLYRIAVNTAKNHLVSKGRKLPESDIDVHDAEFLDIAASLRVVDTPERNLYRDEIERVIHDAIRRLPDELRTAVMLREFDGLSYDEIAHVMDCPVGTVRSRIFRAREAIDREIEPLLKRG
- the nadB gene encoding L-aspartate oxidase, with amino-acid sequence MHQSYNYDVIIIGSGAAGLTMALHLDPNLRVAILSKGNLSAGSSSGAQGGVAAVLNPSEDSLEQHTHDTQVAGAGLCRRDAVEHIVKNGRDSIQWLIDIGVPFTEDKKQNHAFGFHLTREGGHSARRIIHAADATGQAISDTLINRVRRQANIDIYEHHLAIDLITNQKLGSRQQKGLGAYVLDLKSDQVYLFKAKVQVLASGGASKAYLFSSNSDGASGDGIAMAWRAGCRIGNMEFNQFHPTCLYHPNAKSFLISEAVRGEGGQLLRPDGTRFMPDYDSRAELAPRDIVARAIDHEMKRLGADCLFLDISHKPAEFVRSHFPTIYERCLEYGIDITRQPIPIVPASHYTCGGVLVNHQGQTDVPGVYAIGECAFTGLHGANRLASNSLLECFVTGRSCAQAINQSIHAINNNEALPDWDDSLVTDSDEGVVISHNWEELRRFMWDYVGIVRTTKRLLRARNRVKLLQSEIHDFYSHFKISNDLIELRNLALVSELIIDSALSRKESRGLHYTLDYPAMAETVEDTILTPENFSPENAIE
- a CDS encoding amino acid permease; the encoded protein is MTANTYTLTAGREAGPGAAFDQLDWGWIVMSIGMAIGAGIVFLPVQVGMMGVWVFLLSSLIGYPAMYLFQKLFINTLVESNSCKDYSSIITEYLGKNWGIALGLLYFIMQVIWVFVYSLAITNDSASYLHTFGITDSLLSENPLYSLGLISTMVFIASYSEKFLFRISGFMAVSVLLIVFVLGAFMVPHWDVANISAVPPSGELFKNAIITLPFTLTSILFIQSLSPMTIAFRKQCRNPEEARYRSQRAMKMAFGILFCVVFFYAISFTLTITQSQATDAFNQNISSLAIIAQHMDGSATTVLGILINIFAVATSFLAIFLAFREACTGIVMNVLHRRYTDDQINHGLIRKCITVFIILLSWMAVVTNIPILHFTSFCSPVFGLIGCLIPAYLVHKVDKLAKYRGWTTNIIIVVGLLLMISPFLNFLG
- a CDS encoding protein YgfX — its product is MVSEDDELIEIRLHRSRSMLVVGAGVHFLALLAPWFSSLPFFLQLVASSLVVVSVRSFYRRHIARTSPDSVLALRYRNDQWLLLTKSGWHRAWTTGALLVTPWLMAFCFRTEEKKSGLLRVGMGSYKVCLWSDSDKAASLHALRLRLLLSRHNRSGKSDRYE
- a CDS encoding FAD assembly factor SdhE; protein product: MKLSDDDFKRVQWHSRRGMLELDVLLEPFTNEVLRDLSAENQQVYVRLLDCQDADLFSWFMSEQRPDDKLLAGMIDTVITYARRSFNTDGI
- the ygfZ gene encoding CAF17-like 4Fe-4S cluster assembly/insertion protein YgfZ, which gives rise to MTVVTVLRAGTFLYHWTQTRWYFPDHLSEPIMNNDHASLFASLLEQASHASLADLHQPAMSLLTDRGFLSVSGPDSQRFLQGQLSNNLDKLKPAQHHLSTACTPKGRMYSAFRLLHSEKAFLLSMHRGLLDQTQTTLGKYAVFFKSEQSIDTSLVALGLSGSNIKSTIQKLVGNTPEGDSAIKVEESAWLLSVPGTCERYELWLPANQLPAWWDKLKQSFLPISQSHWRLLDIEAVIPELLPEAVEQYIPQHLNLPTLNAVSFRKGCYTGQEIVARMQNLGQLKSRCYHLTAHSAVELIPNTKLTNAAGKTIGEVLYAVTPADANQTELLAIIRVEAAEASDVHLPENDTPFTVAPLPYNIDVKAELQR
- a CDS encoding exodeoxyribonuclease VII large subunit, with protein sequence MSAAAESNDPDHTLNTLTDFIRIVGETRSDVKILDRKVDCNQQENRERFDQLEQKLDTSVDRLDSRIDQLEQKLDSSVGRLEQKLDSSVGRLEQKLDSSINQLEQKFDSRIDQLELLIRQCLPGANN
- the iscX gene encoding Fe-S cluster assembly protein IscX, coding for MSLKWTDIYDIAIELSEAYPDTDPQFVNFVDLRNWVLALEAFDDDPGHCGEKILEAIQTAWIEEIS
- the fdx gene encoding ISC system 2Fe-2S type ferredoxin, with translation MPQIVFLPHEELCPEGAVIEAEPGVSVLDAALQNDIEIEHACEKSCACTTCHVIVREGFDSLEESDELEDDLLDKAWGLEPESRLSCQAVVADEDLVVEIPRYTINQVSERH
- the hscA gene encoding Fe-S protein assembly chaperone HscA; the encoded protein is MALLQISEPGQAPEPHQSKRAVGIDLGTTNSLVASVRSGNADTLPDYQGEHILPSVVHYGEQGVTVGQQAEQHMVSDALDTIVSVKRLMGRGLNDLSTLGGVMPYRFVESESQMPLIETRRGSVSPVEVSAEILRSLAERATETLGGVLDGAVITVPAYFDESQRQATKDAAKLAGINVYRLLNEPTAAAVAYGLDQGGEGLIAVYDLGGGTFDISILRLQKGVFEVLATGGDTALGGDDFDKAIAGWMLVQAGIDESSLNNEQHRQIMLEGRRAKEALTDHDSVDVSFGDWSGTLSTGQFNELADKLIDQTLRAFKRALRDAGYKVKDIEAVVMVGGSTRMPRVRSRIADFAKKQPLTSIDPDRVVAVGAALQADVLAGNKSGDDMLLLDVIPLSLGLETMGGLMEKVVHRNTTIPAARAQEFTTYKDGQTAMAINVFQGERELIRDNRSLARFELRGIPPLPAGGAKIRVTFQVDADGLLGVSAEEMSTGVKSSIQVKPSYGLTDDEIARMLRDSYSHAVDDRNSRRLLEQQVEADRLLEALAVAIQADGEALLSQEEYQSVLADMEQLQAIRQGEDADTVAREIERVSKATEEFAARRMNQGIRKALSGHSIDDFEES